In one Romeriopsis navalis LEGE 11480 genomic region, the following are encoded:
- the apcB gene encoding allophycocyanin subunit beta, with protein MRDAVTSLIKNYDLTGRYLDRNAIDDLKAYFRTGNARVQAVRIINSDAAAIVRQAGLALFDENPELIRPGGYAYTTRRYAACLRDMDYYLRYATYAMIAADSDVLDERVLDGLREVYNSLGVPIGPTVRGIQIMKDVIRERVAEAGIPTFIVDQPFDHMSRSFSEISV; from the coding sequence ATGCGTGATGCGGTGACAAGCCTAATTAAGAATTACGACTTAACGGGGCGCTACCTCGATCGTAATGCGATCGATGATCTGAAGGCGTATTTCCGCACTGGTAATGCCCGAGTTCAAGCTGTCCGAATCATCAACTCAGATGCGGCCGCGATCGTCCGTCAGGCCGGACTCGCGTTATTTGATGAGAACCCAGAATTGATTCGTCCGGGTGGCTATGCCTATACGACCCGGCGCTATGCCGCCTGTTTGCGCGATATGGACTATTATCTGCGCTATGCCACCTACGCCATGATCGCCGCTGATAGCGACGTGTTGGATGAGCGTGTGCTCGACGGCTTGCGCGAGGTTTATAACTCCCTCGGTGTGCCCATCGGCCCTACCGTGCGCGGTATCCAAATTATGAAGGACGTGATCCGTGAGCGGGTGGCGGAAGCGGGTATCCCGACCTTCATCGTCGATCAACCCTTCGATCACATGTCACGATCGTTTAGCGAAATTTCGGTTTAA
- a CDS encoding Uma2 family endonuclease, giving the protein MVQAPSPEVAESLISLDAFLALPETKPASEFVDGRIIQKAMPQGKHSALVPLINGALRGQQIARAFSELRCTFGGRSIVPDVSVFVWERIAYDAAGDIANAFLLAPDWTIEILSPDKRQLEMLDGGVVKNIVFCLEHGSQMGWLIDPDDRTVFVYYPDRTMVGLDAIDAVLPVPEFAQDLTMTVGHLFECLAK; this is encoded by the coding sequence ATGGTTCAGGCTCCATCTCCAGAAGTTGCTGAGTCGCTGATTTCGTTGGATGCGTTTTTGGCATTGCCGGAGACGAAGCCTGCGAGTGAGTTTGTTGATGGCAGGATTATTCAAAAGGCTATGCCCCAAGGAAAACATAGTGCGCTAGTGCCGCTGATTAATGGGGCATTACGAGGGCAGCAGATCGCACGGGCATTTTCGGAGTTGCGCTGTACGTTTGGTGGACGCTCGATCGTGCCGGATGTCAGTGTGTTTGTCTGGGAGCGGATTGCTTATGATGCGGCGGGGGATATTGCGAATGCGTTTCTGCTAGCGCCGGATTGGACGATTGAGATTCTTTCACCGGACAAACGGCAGCTTGAGATGTTAGATGGGGGCGTGGTGAAGAATATTGTGTTTTGTCTGGAGCATGGGTCGCAGATGGGGTGGTTGATTGACCCGGATGACAGGACGGTGTTTGTGTATTATCCCGATCGGACAATGGTGGGGCTGGATGCGATCGATGCCGTTTTGCCGGTACCGGAGTTTGCGCAGGATTTGACGATGACGGTGGGGCATCTGTTCGAGTGTTTGGCGAAGTGA